One window of the Leptospira koniambonensis genome contains the following:
- a CDS encoding sulfurtransferase yields MKNKLINSSLLAIALGLLGNCGEGSSDSSALALAALGGGTSSVKIASASDLAIESADDYNANQYGLITSSTLRTWVTDWANNKPAGITGNLVIFQANKVGADANKSLILPTTGVKVFVSVTGNNTALYSWKTFRETRYNGLISIPGSTATTGGNGLLSGASVDEWFQTYGVDPTKDLIVFASGNGDNYGAIGHQHYTLRYWGVAHEHLAILNGTIKGQFPEAELGNDTDESVPPLNGTFSVKQLKNVDNRILTLSIEDTIEVAKNNGHHSVKGLSSTVVISDNRTANNNNDISVYTSTAGWQEYNGGENTTGTTKSGGGAIAFEGHLKGAVFVPHYNVVDRTSLDNGYAYSTSAAGTFNTLKFKSKADVKDIWDTYGTTGGPNSGAPAYEDGQTILQYCRTNTRTQTSGISTQLILGRPSVFLEDGWSIFGLLAGNFPSANFNDDVTAGASSYPSVPVKFAADVQGAIESGVRGSGDGPHYNTGVKKSVVDYFQINSSATTTKQAFVEDWNYKNQ; encoded by the coding sequence ATGAAAAATAAGCTCATTAATTCGAGCCTCCTGGCAATTGCGCTGGGATTACTCGGGAATTGTGGAGAAGGATCTTCTGACAGTTCCGCACTTGCGTTAGCTGCACTTGGGGGAGGAACCTCAAGTGTTAAAATAGCAAGCGCTTCCGATCTTGCGATCGAATCTGCGGATGACTATAATGCAAACCAATATGGTCTGATTACTTCATCTACTTTAAGAACTTGGGTAACCGATTGGGCAAATAATAAGCCCGCAGGTATTACCGGAAACTTGGTGATCTTCCAAGCAAACAAAGTGGGAGCTGATGCGAATAAAAGTTTAATTCTTCCAACTACTGGAGTGAAAGTTTTTGTCTCCGTTACTGGAAACAATACTGCACTTTATTCTTGGAAAACTTTTAGAGAGACCAGATACAATGGTTTGATCTCTATTCCCGGTAGCACTGCAACCACAGGTGGAAACGGTCTTTTAAGTGGAGCAAGTGTAGACGAGTGGTTCCAAACTTATGGAGTAGATCCTACTAAGGATTTAATCGTTTTTGCAAGTGGTAACGGGGATAACTATGGAGCAATCGGTCACCAACATTATACTTTAAGATATTGGGGTGTGGCTCACGAACATCTTGCTATCCTAAACGGAACTATTAAAGGTCAATTTCCTGAAGCGGAATTGGGTAATGATACAGACGAGTCTGTTCCTCCTTTGAATGGTACGTTCTCTGTTAAACAACTTAAGAACGTAGATAACAGAATTCTAACATTAAGTATAGAAGATACGATAGAAGTTGCTAAGAATAACGGACATCACAGTGTGAAGGGACTTTCTTCTACTGTTGTAATTTCTGATAACAGAACTGCTAACAATAACAACGATATCAGCGTATATACCTCTACTGCTGGATGGCAGGAGTATAACGGTGGAGAGAATACTACCGGGACTACAAAATCAGGAGGCGGTGCTATCGCTTTCGAGGGTCACTTAAAAGGTGCAGTATTTGTTCCTCACTATAACGTAGTAGATCGTACTTCTTTAGATAATGGTTACGCTTATTCTACTTCTGCTGCTGGAACTTTTAATACTCTTAAATTTAAATCCAAAGCTGATGTTAAGGATATCTGGGATACTTACGGAACCACTGGTGGACCTAACTCAGGCGCACCCGCATATGAAGATGGCCAAACTATTCTTCAGTATTGCAGAACGAATACAAGAACTCAAACCAGCGGTATTTCTACACAGCTAATCTTAGGACGTCCTTCCGTATTCTTAGAAGATGGATGGAGTATTTTCGGATTATTGGCAGGTAATTTCCCATCTGCAAACTTCAACGACGACGTAACTGCAGGAGCTTCTTCTTATCCTTCTGTTCCAGTTAAATTCGCCGCAGACGTTCAAGGTGCAATCGAATCTGGCGTGAGAGGATCCGGAGATGGACCACACTATAATACAGGTGTAAAAAAATCCGTAGTAGATTATTTCCAAATCAATTCATCGGCGACCACAACCAAACAAGCATTCGTAGAGGATTGGAATTACAAAAACCAATAA